In a genomic window of Bordetella petrii:
- a CDS encoding DUF3085 domain-containing protein, which yields MSLRFKGADLRPVLTEAIANQCRAVLVKDQGVYILAERGERRPDGRQKLLAYAVGCDPDTDPFDDWWFLAQRELGGDDFAEYFDPKDGVFTRILHTADDLMLSATATHLSLEVVPPV from the coding sequence ATGTCACTGCGATTCAAGGGCGCCGACCTGCGCCCTGTGTTGACCGAAGCGATCGCCAACCAGTGCCGAGCCGTCCTCGTCAAGGACCAAGGCGTGTACATCCTCGCCGAGCGCGGGGAACGCCGCCCGGACGGACGCCAGAAGTTGCTGGCCTATGCAGTCGGCTGCGACCCGGATACCGATCCGTTCGATGACTGGTGGTTCCTCGCCCAACGCGAGCTGGGCGGCGACGACTTCGCCGAGTACTTCGACCCGAAGGACGGCGTATTCACCCGCATCTTGCACACAGCGGACGATCTGATGCTGTCGGCCACCGCCACCCACTTGTCGTTGGAGGTCGTGCCTCCCGTTTAA
- a CDS encoding phosphoadenosine phosphosulfate reductase domain-containing protein produces the protein MHDPFKITQPTCISFSGGRTSAYMLWRVLQTNGGLPADTEVCFANTGKEVEATLRFVRDCAEHWQVPIRWLEYVPMEPGFALIDFDRASRQGEPFEALIRKRQYLPNPVARGCTTSLKIRPMHRFLRHQGWTDWDQMIGIRADEQRRVSKIRARGHSTESTHETMCMPLADAGVTVRDVSAFWQAQPFDLDLLTVNGRTLEGNCDLCFLKPRGQRLALIKARPEAAVWWIRMESLNLASKPSGARFRADGPSYADLARFAADQGDLFDGAEEAIACFCGD, from the coding sequence ATGCACGACCCGTTCAAGATCACCCAGCCCACCTGCATCAGCTTCAGCGGCGGGCGCACGAGCGCCTACATGCTCTGGCGCGTGCTGCAGACCAATGGCGGCCTGCCTGCCGATACCGAGGTCTGCTTCGCCAACACGGGCAAGGAAGTCGAAGCGACCTTGCGCTTTGTGCGCGATTGCGCCGAGCACTGGCAGGTGCCGATCCGCTGGCTCGAATACGTGCCCATGGAACCGGGCTTCGCTCTGATCGACTTCGATCGGGCCAGCCGCCAGGGTGAGCCGTTCGAGGCGCTGATCCGCAAACGCCAGTACCTGCCCAATCCCGTTGCGCGGGGCTGCACGACCAGCCTGAAGATTCGCCCGATGCACCGCTTCCTGCGGCATCAGGGATGGACGGACTGGGACCAGATGATCGGCATCCGCGCCGACGAGCAGCGACGCGTCTCCAAGATTCGTGCGCGCGGCCACTCCACCGAATCGACCCACGAGACCATGTGCATGCCGCTGGCGGATGCCGGCGTCACCGTGCGCGACGTGAGCGCGTTCTGGCAGGCGCAGCCGTTCGACCTCGACCTGCTGACGGTGAACGGACGCACGCTCGAAGGCAACTGCGACCTGTGTTTCCTCAAGCCGCGTGGGCAGCGCCTGGCCCTTATCAAGGCCCGGCCCGAGGCCGCCGTGTGGTGGATTCGCATGGAATCCCTGAACCTCGCGAGCAAGCCCAGCGGCGCCCGGTTCCGCGCCGATGGCCCCAGCTATGCCGATCTGGCGCGCTTCGCTGCCGACCAGGGCGATCTGTTCGATGGCGCCGAGGAAGCCATTGCCTGCTTCTGCGGCGACTGA
- a CDS encoding XF1762 family protein, with amino-acid sequence MRMDRPLIAPRLQLLPVSLRVANGFVQDHHRHHRPVQGAKFALAVAPRGSDCICGVAIVGRPVARHLDDGWTLEVTRLCTDGAPNACSKLYGAAWKAAKALGYTRLITYTLPEEGGASLRAAGWRLVGTRGGGAWSRPSRPRADTPDHLRGPKCLWQASGGVDKGKRLGAD; translated from the coding sequence ATGCGCATGGACAGGCCATTGATCGCGCCACGGCTGCAACTCCTGCCCGTGTCGCTACGGGTCGCTAATGGCTTTGTACAGGACCACCACCGCCACCACCGCCCGGTCCAAGGGGCGAAGTTCGCCCTGGCCGTTGCCCCGCGCGGCAGCGATTGCATCTGCGGTGTGGCCATCGTCGGTCGCCCGGTCGCGCGGCACTTGGACGACGGCTGGACCCTCGAAGTAACGAGGCTATGTACCGACGGTGCGCCGAACGCCTGCAGCAAGCTCTATGGCGCCGCTTGGAAGGCGGCCAAGGCCCTCGGCTACACGCGGCTGATCACCTATACCTTGCCCGAGGAAGGTGGTGCCAGCCTGCGCGCCGCCGGCTGGCGGCTGGTCGGCACGCGCGGCGGCGGCGCTTGGAGCCGTCCCAGCCGTCCCCGCGCCGACACCCCCGACCACCTGCGCGGCCCCAAGTGCCTGTGGCAGGCATCGGGCGGCGTGGACAAAGGGAAACGTCTGGGTGCCGATTGA
- a CDS encoding DUF3577 domain-containing protein, producing MNTTSNEKSYFDLHTSGIGYIQRAREVPVRGGRRAQPFLACTIAALVGSAKDPSYRYFDVKVSGAEAKKLVQRYIGVDDPKQRPLVRFRLGDLWGDAYIRDKGEHKGQAAASLKARLLKAEPLDRAELASIKQHELITRGIGYLSRPKDVTRKDGDPFLSCSVAALAGPVGEPEYRYFDTIVATPEAEHLVRRCVQAIEGDRKVLIAFRLNDMKIDPYIRTKGERAGEPGASLESTLVHIGLIKIDGTQVYPTSQAQAEAPQAEDAPAPEAEVAAEIAADQSAEPAEREPEGEAEEQEPELAASF from the coding sequence ATGAACACCACTTCCAACGAGAAATCATACTTCGACCTTCACACCTCGGGCATCGGCTACATCCAACGTGCCCGCGAAGTGCCTGTCCGGGGCGGCCGCCGTGCGCAGCCCTTCCTGGCATGCACCATCGCCGCACTGGTCGGTTCCGCCAAGGATCCCAGTTACCGCTACTTCGACGTCAAGGTCTCGGGTGCCGAGGCCAAGAAACTGGTCCAGCGCTACATCGGCGTTGACGATCCCAAGCAGCGCCCGCTGGTGCGCTTCCGCCTCGGCGACCTGTGGGGCGATGCGTACATCCGCGACAAGGGTGAGCACAAGGGCCAGGCCGCCGCGTCCCTCAAGGCGCGACTGCTCAAGGCCGAGCCGCTCGACCGGGCCGAACTGGCTTCGATCAAGCAGCACGAGCTGATCACCCGCGGCATCGGCTACCTCAGCCGTCCGAAGGACGTCACCCGCAAGGATGGCGATCCGTTCCTGTCGTGCAGCGTCGCGGCGCTGGCCGGGCCTGTCGGTGAACCGGAATATCGGTACTTCGACACCATCGTCGCTACCCCTGAAGCCGAGCACCTGGTTCGCCGGTGCGTGCAGGCCATCGAAGGGGACCGCAAGGTGCTGATCGCCTTCCGTCTGAACGACATGAAGATCGATCCGTACATCCGCACCAAAGGCGAGCGCGCCGGGGAACCGGGAGCGAGCCTTGAATCGACGCTGGTCCACATCGGTCTCATCAAGATCGACGGCACCCAGGTCTATCCGACGAGCCAGGCGCAAGCCGAGGCGCCGCAGGCCGAGGACGCACCCGCGCCCGAAGCCGAGGTTGCCGCCGAAATCGCTGCCGACCAATCTGCCGAACCCGCCGAGCGCGAGCCGGAAGGTGAAGCCGAGGAGCAGGAGCCGGAACTGGCTGCTTCGTTCTGA
- a CDS encoding DUF3275 family protein, with the protein MAATSAPTRSVLPIVVPDQLTLRTIRGKNGPFTVGRLTTPIGEFAVKDAELEQYPEGKYDGEFVIRYIFAKSYPVAGGARFEVRANLDGMTLNGIDKLSRDEARSFATQEVDPLDEEQGTQPAATPAKPAKTSRPAKPAPVLASADPLVDTTPFGVDAPTPAAAAAPGSTEDGDAALFGLLWPLGESVKLDSTIDRRTLRAQIVRLGELGYALDFKTQEWSRQAELQPA; encoded by the coding sequence ATGGCAGCCACATCGGCACCTACGAGATCAGTCCTGCCCATCGTCGTCCCGGACCAGCTCACGTTGCGGACCATCCGCGGCAAGAACGGCCCGTTCACGGTCGGTCGTCTGACCACCCCCATCGGCGAGTTCGCCGTCAAGGACGCGGAGCTGGAGCAGTACCCCGAAGGCAAGTACGACGGGGAATTCGTCATTCGCTATATCTTCGCCAAGTCCTATCCGGTCGCGGGCGGCGCGCGGTTTGAAGTTCGCGCCAACCTCGACGGTATGACGCTCAACGGCATCGACAAACTGAGCCGTGACGAGGCCCGGAGCTTCGCCACCCAGGAGGTCGATCCCCTTGACGAAGAGCAAGGGACGCAGCCTGCGGCAACGCCGGCCAAACCTGCCAAAACATCCAGGCCCGCCAAGCCCGCACCCGTGCTGGCGTCTGCGGACCCGCTGGTCGATACCACGCCCTTCGGTGTGGATGCGCCGACACCCGCTGCGGCTGCTGCCCCCGGCAGCACCGAAGATGGCGACGCTGCACTGTTCGGCCTGCTGTGGCCGCTGGGAGAATCCGTAAAGCTGGATTCGACCATCGACCGCCGCACCCTGCGCGCGCAGATCGTTCGCCTGGGCGAACTTGGCTACGCGCTGGACTTCAAGACCCAGGAGTGGAGCCGCCAGGCCGAACTGCAACCTGCGTGA
- a CDS encoding DUF6094 domain-containing protein yields MALMFPRLARNFVKNGYFPTDEPTLERALNALMPSDGSMCILDPCAGEGVAIAEAAHALGREQVKAFAVEFDAERARHARGLVDHCLHADLMDAMISKQSFGLLWLNPPYGDLSKDVNGNIGYQGQGRARLEKLFYQRSLSLLQYGGVLVFIVPGYVLDAELVGWLTRHYTDLRIYRAVETQFKQVVIFGRRVRQREQAPDGVKAVRNLLLQVGLGEVEAEELPSDWPFLPYIVPASPAEPEHFFRVTMEPEQFADEVGRLQGLWPSLDTHLGAAQQSLRPPARALSHWHLALALAAGAISGVVRSKTGRVLVVKGDTHKDKTLQREFTEREDGSIAETRILTDKFVPVIRAWDMTPSSATRGEVLTIR; encoded by the coding sequence ATGGCCCTCATGTTCCCGCGGCTCGCCCGCAATTTCGTGAAAAACGGATACTTCCCCACGGATGAACCCACGCTCGAAAGAGCCCTCAACGCACTGATGCCCAGCGACGGGTCGATGTGCATCCTCGATCCCTGCGCAGGCGAAGGCGTGGCGATCGCCGAAGCTGCTCATGCCCTCGGGCGCGAGCAGGTAAAGGCGTTCGCGGTCGAGTTCGACGCCGAGCGGGCACGCCATGCCCGCGGCCTGGTCGATCATTGCCTGCATGCGGACCTCATGGACGCGATGATCTCCAAGCAGTCGTTCGGGCTGCTCTGGCTCAACCCACCGTATGGCGACCTGTCCAAGGACGTCAACGGCAATATCGGTTATCAGGGACAGGGCCGTGCCCGCCTCGAAAAACTGTTCTATCAGCGCAGCCTGTCGCTGTTGCAGTACGGCGGCGTGCTGGTCTTCATCGTCCCCGGCTACGTGCTCGACGCGGAGCTGGTCGGCTGGCTGACGCGCCACTACACCGACCTGCGGATCTACCGAGCGGTGGAAACGCAGTTCAAGCAGGTGGTGATCTTCGGTCGCAGGGTGCGTCAGCGCGAGCAGGCACCCGATGGCGTCAAGGCCGTGCGCAATCTGCTGCTGCAGGTTGGGCTTGGCGAAGTCGAAGCCGAGGAACTGCCGAGCGATTGGCCGTTCCTGCCGTACATCGTCCCCGCCAGTCCGGCCGAGCCGGAGCATTTCTTCCGCGTGACGATGGAGCCGGAGCAGTTCGCCGATGAGGTTGGTCGGCTGCAAGGCCTCTGGCCGTCGCTGGACACGCACCTGGGGGCCGCGCAGCAATCGCTGCGTCCACCGGCGCGTGCCTTGTCCCACTGGCATCTCGCCCTGGCTCTGGCCGCGGGCGCGATCTCGGGGGTTGTGCGCTCCAAGACCGGGCGCGTGCTCGTCGTCAAAGGTGACACCCACAAGGACAAGACGCTCCAGCGGGAATTCACCGAACGCGAAGACGGCTCCATCGCCGAGACCCGCATCCTCACCGACAAGTTCGTGCCTGTCATCCGCGCGTGGGACATGACGCCTAGCTCCGCTACGCGGGGCGAGGTGTTGACCATCCGCTGA
- a CDS encoding reverse transcriptase domain-containing protein, whose product MLTDTTNRRLDALGILSQQGKRINGLSRLMENPILWKQAYVNIYANSGATTAGVDGSSLDGMSYERLAGLMAAVKSGNYRFKPVRRVLIPKSNGKTRPLGIPTGDDKLVQEVVRMLLVKIYEPVFSDDSHGFRNGRSCHTALMQVRQKWTGMKWIVNMDIKGYFDNIDHEVLVDVLAKRIDDKRFLGLIHSMLKAGYMEDWKFHDTFSGTPQGGVVSPVLANIYLHELDEYVAGLKAEFNRGNRRASNREYKRISGAIERLMKRIDAYKADGDSPKVEEAKRELAELYLRRKALSSSDPMDANYRRLVYVRYADDFLIGIIGSRDEAVTVMQRVAGFISDKLHLEIAEEKSGVVHASDGVRFLGYDVRTYSGDRNVRTVRSGRSITARSVSERMQLHVPAEKLRSFCQRKGYGVYDAHTPTHRSELISLSEAEIVQTYNAEMRGLANYYGLANSVSRVLNKLHHLWLTSLWKTLAAKRRSTVTKVARSMKRQGGYVLAVRGNSDSHTFPIYSLKDIRKEPITFQSIDLPPKTWVFTHSRSELIQRLEARKCEYCGTTEGSFQVHHIRKLKDVDKGKYLWPQVMSWRRRKTLVLCVPCHQKLHAGVL is encoded by the coding sequence ATGCTAACCGACACTACTAATCGAAGGTTGGATGCGCTGGGAATCTTGTCTCAACAGGGCAAGCGCATCAACGGCCTTAGTCGTCTCATGGAAAACCCAATCCTGTGGAAGCAGGCGTATGTCAACATCTATGCGAATTCCGGTGCAACAACGGCCGGCGTAGATGGCTCGTCACTGGATGGTATGTCCTACGAGCGGCTGGCCGGCCTGATGGCCGCCGTCAAAAGCGGTAATTATCGCTTCAAGCCCGTGAGGCGAGTCCTCATTCCAAAGAGCAATGGGAAAACCCGTCCGCTCGGCATCCCCACTGGGGATGACAAGCTGGTACAGGAGGTTGTACGGATGCTTCTCGTGAAGATCTACGAGCCGGTCTTTTCCGACGACTCGCACGGTTTTCGCAACGGGCGTTCGTGCCACACCGCTCTCATGCAAGTCCGGCAGAAATGGACGGGCATGAAGTGGATCGTGAACATGGATATCAAAGGTTACTTCGACAACATCGACCATGAAGTTCTGGTGGATGTGCTTGCCAAACGCATTGACGATAAGCGCTTTCTTGGGCTGATTCATTCGATGCTGAAGGCGGGCTACATGGAGGACTGGAAGTTCCATGACACCTTCAGCGGGACACCGCAAGGCGGAGTTGTCTCCCCGGTCTTGGCCAACATCTACTTGCACGAACTCGACGAGTACGTTGCAGGGTTGAAGGCCGAATTCAACCGAGGAAACCGCCGGGCGTCGAACCGCGAGTACAAGCGGATCAGTGGTGCAATTGAACGGTTGATGAAACGCATTGATGCCTACAAAGCCGATGGCGACTCGCCAAAGGTCGAGGAAGCGAAGCGTGAATTGGCCGAACTTTATCTACGCCGCAAGGCACTGAGCAGCTCCGACCCGATGGACGCCAATTACCGGCGTCTGGTGTATGTCCGGTATGCCGATGATTTTCTGATCGGCATCATCGGCAGTCGGGACGAGGCGGTAACCGTCATGCAGCGAGTCGCAGGTTTCATCAGCGACAAACTGCACTTGGAGATCGCTGAGGAAAAGTCCGGTGTGGTTCACGCATCGGACGGAGTTCGCTTTCTGGGGTACGACGTTCGCACGTACTCCGGTGATCGCAACGTGCGCACCGTCCGTTCAGGACGGAGCATCACAGCACGCAGCGTATCCGAGCGGATGCAATTGCACGTACCGGCTGAAAAGCTGCGTAGTTTCTGCCAGCGAAAGGGCTACGGCGTCTATGACGCTCACACCCCCACGCACAGGAGCGAACTGATCTCACTGAGCGAAGCGGAAATCGTTCAAACCTACAACGCTGAAATGCGAGGCCTTGCCAACTACTACGGTTTGGCGAACAGCGTCAGTCGTGTCCTGAACAAGCTCCATCACCTCTGGTTGACGAGTTTGTGGAAGACATTGGCGGCAAAACGTCGTTCGACCGTCACGAAGGTAGCGCGGAGCATGAAGCGCCAGGGTGGATACGTACTGGCTGTTCGGGGTAACTCGGACTCCCACACTTTTCCCATCTACAGCCTGAAAGACATAAGGAAAGAACCCATCACGTTCCAGAGTATTGACCTACCCCCCAAGACTTGGGTTTTCACGCATAGCCGCTCGGAGTTGATCCAGCGGCTCGAAGCGAGGAAGTGCGAGTACTGCGGGACCACCGAAGGCAGTTTCCAAGTGCATCACATTCGGAAGCTGAAGGACGTGGACAAAGGGAAGTACCTCTGGCCACAGGTGATGTCATGGCGCCGTCGCAAGACTTTGGTGCTGTGCGTTCCTTGCCATCAGAAGCTACACGCAGGCGTTCTTTGA